A single window of Fischerella sp. PCC 9605 DNA harbors:
- a CDS encoding mechanosensitive ion channel family protein → MKLLSRRVTTIHLGKVVRAVVSLLLLFVLLIVTIITIPNSVGAQDERITVRLDGRAVFRVSAVGNTDASARAKQIERRMNRLLENPTAISPLRIETSKDNQERIITSAGVPIVTVTTADAQDNLTTVDALAIQWSQAIDAALKRATQRRLSPWGRFVAEVQASVETAFGRLIESAITIIPRAIAAVLVIGLFWAIATFVRWIMRIIFRHIVEDLTVENLIKQVAYYAVWTLGFIVALDAFGFDPQTVATGLGLTSLALGFALKDILSNFISGILILILRPFELGDQIVVGETEGNVERIELRATQLRTYDGRVVLIPNGEVFTSRIINNTAAPIRRSSVELFMGYDSDLQQVVNILKNAVQATEGVLDKPIVSVRIRDLGQDDVVVEARFWTDSRRSDFVATTSAVRQAIVAAMKAAGIGLPDPDVRILVPRYPQKWRAALGIQDSDSASS, encoded by the coding sequence GTGAAGTTGTTAAGCAGGAGAGTAACCACAATTCATCTTGGTAAAGTAGTACGGGCTGTTGTAAGTTTGCTACTGTTGTTCGTACTTTTGATTGTCACAATTATAACTATCCCCAATTCGGTGGGAGCGCAAGACGAACGAATAACGGTACGTCTGGATGGTCGTGCAGTGTTCCGGGTGAGCGCGGTAGGTAATACCGATGCATCTGCTCGGGCAAAGCAAATCGAGCGACGCATGAATCGGCTATTGGAAAATCCAACGGCAATTTCTCCACTCCGCATTGAAACTTCCAAGGATAATCAAGAACGTATTATTACTAGTGCAGGAGTACCGATTGTTACGGTTACTACGGCAGATGCTCAGGACAATTTAACGACCGTTGATGCGCTAGCTATTCAGTGGTCGCAGGCAATCGACGCTGCCCTTAAACGAGCAACTCAACGCCGCCTTTCACCTTGGGGGCGATTTGTAGCAGAAGTACAAGCATCGGTAGAGACTGCTTTTGGGCGATTGATAGAATCTGCCATCACAATTATTCCGCGTGCGATCGCTGCTGTTTTAGTCATTGGTCTGTTCTGGGCAATAGCCACCTTTGTACGCTGGATAATGCGAATTATTTTCCGCCACATTGTTGAAGATTTAACCGTTGAAAACCTGATTAAGCAGGTTGCTTACTACGCCGTTTGGACGCTGGGTTTTATTGTTGCCCTAGATGCTTTTGGTTTTGACCCGCAAACAGTGGCCACTGGGCTGGGATTAACAAGCCTTGCCTTGGGATTTGCCCTCAAAGACATCCTTTCAAACTTTATCAGCGGTATATTAATTCTGATCCTGCGTCCCTTTGAGTTGGGGGACCAAATTGTTGTTGGTGAAACAGAAGGAAATGTTGAGCGCATAGAACTGCGTGCTACCCAACTTCGCACCTATGACGGTCGCGTGGTACTTATCCCCAATGGTGAAGTGTTTACCTCTCGTATTATTAACAACACAGCTGCACCCATCCGTCGTAGCAGCGTCGAGCTATTTATGGGTTATGATAGCGACCTTCAACAAGTAGTTAATATATTAAAAAATGCAGTCCAAGCAACAGAGGGTGTACTTGATAAGCCGATAGTTTCTGTGCGAATACGGGACTTGGGACAAGATGATGTTGTGGTTGAAGCCCGCTTCTGGACTGACTCGCGGCGTTCGGACTTTGTGGCTACGACATCAGCGGTAAGGCAGGCAATAGTCGCTGCCATGAAAGCAGCAGGTATTGGATTACCAGACCCAGATGTACGAATTTTAGTGCCGCGTTATCCCCAAAAGTGGCGGGCGGCATTGGGTATCCAAGATAGTGACAGTGCTTCATCATAA
- a CDS encoding NAD(P)H-quinone oxidoreductase subunit H, whose product MARIETRTEPMVLNMGPHHPSMHGVLRLIVTLDGEDVVDCEPVIGYLHRGMEKIAENRTNLQYVPYVSRWDYAAGMFNEAVTVNAPEKLAGITVPKRASYIRVIMLELNRIANHLLWFGPFLADVGAQTPFFYQFREREMIYDLWEAATGYRMVNNNYFRIGGVAVDLPYGWVDKCSDFCDYLLPKVDEYERLVTNNPIFRRRVEGVGTITREEAINWGLSGPMLRASGVKWDLRKVDHYECYDDFDWEVHWETAGDCLARYLVRMREMRESVKIIRQAIKGLPGGPYENLEAKRMQAGKKSEWDDFDYQYIAKKVAPTFKIPKGEIYSRVESGKGELGIYLIGDDNVFPWRWKIRPADYNNLQILPHLLRGVKVADIVVILGSIDVIMGSVDR is encoded by the coding sequence ATGGCAAGAATAGAAACCCGCACTGAACCTATGGTGCTGAACATGGGGCCCCATCACCCCTCAATGCACGGGGTTCTGCGGTTAATTGTCACCCTAGATGGCGAGGATGTCGTTGATTGTGAACCGGTAATTGGCTACCTGCACCGGGGAATGGAAAAAATCGCGGAAAACCGCACCAATCTCCAGTATGTTCCCTACGTGAGCCGCTGGGACTACGCAGCGGGTATGTTTAACGAAGCCGTTACTGTTAACGCCCCAGAAAAGTTAGCAGGTATTACCGTCCCCAAACGCGCCAGCTACATCCGCGTCATCATGCTGGAGTTGAACCGCATCGCCAACCACTTACTGTGGTTTGGCCCCTTTCTTGCTGATGTGGGTGCTCAAACTCCCTTTTTCTATCAGTTCCGCGAACGGGAAATGATTTACGATCTGTGGGAAGCAGCCACAGGTTATCGCATGGTCAACAACAATTACTTCCGGATTGGGGGAGTAGCAGTTGACTTACCTTACGGTTGGGTTGACAAGTGCTCAGACTTTTGCGATTACTTATTGCCGAAAGTAGACGAGTATGAGCGCTTGGTTACTAATAACCCCATTTTCCGCCGTCGCGTCGAAGGTGTCGGTACTATCACGCGCGAAGAAGCAATTAACTGGGGGCTTTCCGGCCCGATGTTACGGGCATCTGGCGTGAAGTGGGATTTACGGAAAGTAGACCATTACGAATGTTACGATGACTTCGACTGGGAAGTACACTGGGAAACAGCCGGAGATTGTCTAGCCCGTTACTTGGTGCGGATGCGGGAAATGCGCGAATCCGTGAAGATTATTAGACAAGCCATCAAAGGACTTCCAGGCGGCCCTTACGAGAATCTGGAAGCCAAACGGATGCAGGCAGGTAAAAAATCCGAGTGGGATGACTTTGATTACCAGTACATTGCTAAAAAAGTCGCTCCCACCTTTAAGATTCCCAAAGGAGAAATTTATAGTCGTGTAGAAAGCGGCAAAGGTGAATTGGGAATTTACTTGATAGGCGATGATAACGTTTTCCCTTGGCGATGGAAGATCCGTCCGGCGGATTACAATAACCTACAAATTCTGCCTCATTTGCTAAGAGGCGTGAAGGTAGCAGATATTGTGGTGATTCTGGGCAGCATTGACGTAATTATGGGATCGGTAGACCGTTAA
- the rsmH gene encoding 16S rRNA (cytosine(1402)-N(4))-methyltransferase RsmH, which translates to MNSHSSQPLDIEELTFSHIPVLPQEVIEGLVVRPGGHYLDATVGGGGHTRLILEAAPDVRVTAIDQDEDALAAARKELAEFEEKITFIHSNFAAYKYPSNTFDGILADLGVSSYHLDRPERGFSFRHEAKLDMRMDTSQSLTAADVVNEWDEAELANIFFTYGEERLSRRIAKRIVEQRPFHSTTELAQAIASCVSPKYRYGRIHPATRVFQALRIVVNDELKSLETFVAKAPQALVPSGRIAIISFHSLEDRLVKHSFRNSSLLQVLTKKPITAQEEEIVNNPRARSAKLRIAQRVAAS; encoded by the coding sequence ATGAATTCTCATTCCTCACAACCGCTAGATATCGAAGAACTGACTTTTTCCCATATTCCTGTTTTACCTCAGGAAGTCATTGAAGGCTTGGTGGTACGTCCTGGTGGGCATTATTTAGATGCAACGGTAGGAGGAGGTGGTCACACTCGCTTGATTTTAGAAGCTGCACCAGATGTGCGAGTCACCGCCATTGACCAGGATGAAGATGCTTTGGCGGCGGCGAGAAAGGAGTTGGCTGAGTTTGAGGAGAAAATCACCTTTATTCACAGTAATTTTGCTGCCTATAAATACCCATCTAATACTTTTGACGGTATTCTTGCTGATTTAGGCGTGAGTTCTTACCATTTGGATAGGCCAGAACGAGGCTTTAGCTTTCGCCACGAAGCAAAATTAGATATGCGGATGGACACAAGCCAATCTCTTACTGCGGCTGATGTCGTGAATGAATGGGATGAAGCGGAGTTAGCTAATATTTTCTTTACGTACGGCGAAGAGAGACTTTCGCGGCGCATCGCCAAACGCATTGTCGAACAGCGTCCATTTCACAGTACCACTGAGTTAGCACAGGCGATCGCCTCCTGTGTCTCTCCTAAATATCGTTATGGTAGAATTCACCCCGCCACCCGTGTTTTTCAAGCGCTGCGAATTGTGGTCAATGACGAGTTAAAGTCTTTAGAAACCTTTGTTGCTAAAGCACCACAGGCACTTGTACCAAGTGGTAGAATCGCGATTATAAGTTTTCATAGCCTAGAAGACCGCTTAGTGAAGCACAGTTTTAGAAATTCATCCTTATTGCAGGTTTTGACAAAAAAGCCAATTACCGCACAAGAAGAAGAAATTGTTAATAATCCCCGCGCTCGTTCTGCCAAACTGAGAATAGCCCAGAGAGTAGCTGCATCCTAG
- a CDS encoding tetratricopeptide repeat protein, giving the protein MNPRKKHKSQEEILKQQQQSTFVGREKQITLFRRNLELLLQDERRRFIFNVWGQGGVGKTTLLRQFRTIAEEAKAIAAYTDEGEKSVPEVMASLAKQLEQQGHKLAKFSEFYNIYSQKRQELESDPEAPLGLSAFLGQTVAQGGVHFARQVPGTGVVFKFVEQAREWSTFVTKRLTNKDEVRLVLEPVTILTPLFLEEIGKLADNYHIALFFDTYERTEEFLDNWLKDILDGRYGEVPLNIILIIAGRQELDKNHWAFYQGSIVRLPLEPFTEEEAQEYLTRKGITNSHVIDTIISLSGHLPLLVATLAAGVPHHFSQVGDPKGTAIEHFLKWVEDPTRRQAVVNAAIPQCLNRDILAKLREKQGADGLFNWLKQMPFVKERANGWVYHDVIKAQILHHKRLSSPQSWVQLHGKFADYYDTLRNDLQLDEQKKWRDQTWQSHTLNLIYHRLCQSPQKNLSLALNGFLAALKNQRSFAQSWAETMVQAGKDADTAEVQHWGEKLVEGLKANNENRYDVVVDMFTALLSHANLDAQWRLVALDWRGYIYSRANEYSKALEDMTEAINLAPYQAEYLAVRGKTYYSVQCYEEALQDFNRAIELNPNLDWVLAIRGLTYRSIQHYQEALQDFNRAIELNPNLDWVLAIRGETYRLIQCYEEALQDFNRTIELDFNLDLALASRGETYRLMQRYEEALLDFDCAIEINPNFDWALASRGQTYQSMQHYEQALKDLDRAIMLNPNNPWALASRGQNYCLMQRYEQALKNFDRAIKLNPNNAWALAGRGETYRLMQRYEEALKDFDRAIKLNPSYAWALVSRGEIYLMLKQYNDALIDFKNALELESNNNWCLYVRALTYQALNKPDKAQADFALAIQLAKQHFEQHAQDWRNTFNLALYFLAVQYIPTAKQLYQYALSKGAFLEHIHEAIRDLDDFLTVFPEYVQAKDIQKFLRSALI; this is encoded by the coding sequence ATGAACCCGCGAAAAAAGCATAAAAGCCAGGAAGAGATTCTCAAGCAACAGCAGCAGTCAACTTTTGTAGGGCGAGAAAAACAAATCACCTTATTTCGCCGCAATTTAGAATTACTACTTCAAGATGAACGTCGTCGCTTTATATTTAATGTCTGGGGTCAAGGTGGCGTTGGCAAAACTACTCTGCTGCGGCAGTTTCGTACAATTGCAGAAGAGGCAAAAGCGATCGCTGCTTACACAGACGAAGGAGAAAAAAGCGTACCAGAAGTAATGGCTAGTTTAGCCAAGCAGTTAGAACAGCAAGGTCACAAACTAGCAAAATTTAGTGAATTTTACAACATTTACAGCCAGAAGCGGCAAGAATTAGAAAGCGATCCGGAAGCTCCTCTTGGTTTGTCGGCTTTTTTAGGGCAAACTGTAGCTCAAGGTGGAGTGCATTTCGCACGGCAAGTTCCTGGTACTGGTGTTGTATTTAAATTTGTAGAACAAGCACGGGAATGGTCAACCTTTGTAACTAAAAGATTGACCAATAAGGACGAAGTGCGCCTAGTGCTGGAACCTGTAACAATTCTAACGCCTTTGTTTTTAGAAGAGATTGGGAAATTAGCAGATAATTATCACATCGCTTTATTTTTCGATACCTACGAGCGCACAGAGGAATTTTTAGATAACTGGCTAAAAGATATTTTGGACGGTCGTTATGGTGAAGTACCGCTCAATATAATACTGATTATTGCAGGTCGCCAGGAGTTAGACAAAAACCATTGGGCATTTTACCAAGGGTCAATAGTGCGTTTGCCCTTAGAACCTTTTACTGAAGAGGAAGCCCAAGAATATTTAACGCGAAAAGGCATTACAAACAGTCACGTCATTGATACAATTATCAGCCTTTCTGGACATTTACCACTGTTAGTAGCTACCTTAGCAGCTGGAGTACCTCATCACTTTAGTCAGGTTGGCGATCCCAAGGGTACAGCAATAGAACATTTCTTGAAATGGGTGGAAGATCCAACACGGCGACAAGCAGTGGTGAATGCTGCCATCCCTCAGTGTTTAAATCGGGATATTCTCGCTAAGTTGCGAGAAAAACAAGGGGCAGATGGACTATTTAACTGGCTCAAACAAATGCCTTTTGTCAAAGAGCGTGCCAATGGCTGGGTGTATCATGATGTCATCAAGGCACAAATTTTACACCACAAGCGTCTTTCATCACCACAAAGTTGGGTACAGTTGCATGGTAAGTTCGCAGACTACTACGACACTCTACGCAATGACCTGCAATTGGATGAACAAAAGAAATGGCGTGACCAAACCTGGCAAAGCCATACACTGAACCTTATATATCATCGTTTGTGTCAATCACCACAAAAAAACTTATCTCTAGCTCTGAATGGATTCCTAGCTGCTCTTAAAAATCAACGCAGCTTTGCTCAAAGCTGGGCAGAAACAATGGTGCAGGCTGGTAAAGATGCGGATACAGCTGAAGTTCAGCACTGGGGTGAAAAGCTGGTTGAGGGGTTAAAAGCTAATAATGAAAATCGCTACGATGTTGTTGTGGACATGTTCACAGCTTTGTTGAGCCATGCCAATCTTGATGCACAATGGCGTTTAGTAGCTTTAGACTGGCGTGGATATATCTACTCTAGAGCTAACGAATACTCGAAAGCTTTGGAAGATATGACTGAGGCTATTAATTTAGCTCCTTATCAAGCTGAGTATTTAGCGGTTCGAGGCAAAACTTATTACTCAGTACAGTGTTATGAAGAAGCACTCCAGGACTTTAACCGCGCCATTGAACTCAACCCTAACTTAGACTGGGTACTGGCAATTCGGGGTCTAACTTATCGCTCAATCCAGCATTATCAAGAAGCACTCCAGGATTTTAACCGCGCCATTGAACTCAACCCTAACTTAGACTGGGTGCTAGCAATTCGGGGTGAAACTTATCGCTTAATACAGTGTTATGAAGAAGCACTCCAGGACTTTAATCGCACTATTGAACTTGACTTCAACCTCGACTTAGCGCTAGCAAGTCGGGGTGAAACTTACCGCTTAATGCAGCGTTACGAAGAAGCACTCCTAGACTTTGATTGTGCCATTGAAATTAACCCTAACTTCGACTGGGCGCTAGCAAGTCGGGGTCAAACTTATCAATCAATGCAGCATTACGAGCAAGCACTCAAAGACCTTGACCGCGCCATTATGCTTAACCCCAATAACCCTTGGGCGCTAGCTAGTCGGGGTCAAAATTATTGCTTGATGCAGCGTTACGAGCAAGCACTTAAAAACTTTGATCGTGCGATTAAACTTAACCCTAATAACGCTTGGGCGCTGGCAGGTCGGGGGGAAACTTACCGCTTAATGCAGCGCTATGAAGAAGCACTTAAAGACTTTGACCGCGCGATTAAACTTAACCCTAGCTATGCTTGGGCATTGGTCAGTCGGGGGGAAATTTATCTCATGCTGAAACAATACAATGATGCTCTGATAGATTTTAAAAACGCTCTAGAGTTGGAATCTAATAATAATTGGTGTCTGTATGTTCGAGCTTTAACTTACCAAGCTCTTAACAAACCAGACAAAGCACAGGCTGATTTTGCTCTGGCAATTCAACTTGCTAAACAGCATTTTGAACAACATGCCCAAGACTGGCGCAATACCTTTAACCTCGCCCTTTACTTTTTGGCTGTTCAGTACATCCCAACAGCGAAGCAGTTATACCAGTATGCTTTATCTAAAGGTGCTTTTTTAGAGCACATTCACGAAGCTATTCGCGATCTGGATGATTTTTTGACTGTCTTTCCTGAGTATGTACAAGCTAAAGATATACAAAAGTTTTTACGGTCTGCTTTGATCTAA
- the tadA gene encoding tRNA adenosine(34) deaminase TadA yields MHQALELSQMAGDGGDVPVGAVIIDSFGNLIAEGENRKERDQDPTAHAEILALRAAANKLQTWRLNQCTLYVTLEPCPMCAGAIVQARIGLLVYGVDDPKTGAIRTVANIPDSAASNHRLSVIGGILESACRQQLQAWFAHRRHRPH; encoded by the coding sequence ATGCATCAAGCTCTAGAACTATCACAAATGGCGGGTGATGGGGGTGACGTTCCCGTAGGCGCTGTTATTATTGATTCATTTGGGAATTTGATTGCAGAAGGTGAAAATCGCAAAGAACGCGACCAAGATCCAACTGCTCATGCGGAGATTCTTGCGCTTAGGGCAGCTGCTAACAAGTTACAAACTTGGCGTCTCAACCAATGTACTCTCTACGTCACTCTTGAACCTTGTCCAATGTGCGCGGGTGCAATTGTCCAAGCCCGTATTGGACTTCTGGTCTATGGAGTGGATGATCCCAAAACTGGCGCAATTCGTACTGTTGCCAATATCCCCGATAGTGCGGCTTCTAATCATCGCCTGAGTGTTATTGGAGGCATTCTTGAATCCGCTTGCCGTCAGCAGTTACAAGCCTGGTTTGCTCATCGGCGACATCGCCCTCATTAA
- a CDS encoding lysophospholipid acyltransferase family protein yields the protein MIEVQSSNQTCHPTLPEIPANPKLVSTTSWISPWLTPVAYFLGRHLLPSFFGQIKIVGQENIPTTGPVLLAPTHRARWDSLLLPYATGRGITGRDLRFMVTITECQGLQGWFVRRLGGFPVDPQRPSISTLRHTVELLQRGEMLVIYPEGGIFRDREVHTLKPGIARLALTAESSYPGLGVKILPIGINYSDPYPHWGSDVSIHIGSAIKVADYAHGNVKQDAKCLTADLAKALQHLSCYDESTITTHTFAEMPNS from the coding sequence ATGATCGAAGTTCAATCTTCCAACCAGACCTGCCACCCAACACTGCCCGAAATTCCAGCCAATCCGAAGTTGGTTTCTACTACCTCATGGATTTCTCCCTGGTTGACTCCTGTGGCGTATTTCTTAGGACGCCATCTTCTACCTTCATTTTTTGGGCAGATTAAGATCGTCGGACAAGAAAATATCCCCACAACTGGCCCTGTTCTCCTTGCGCCTACCCATCGGGCGCGTTGGGATTCATTGCTCTTACCTTATGCTACTGGTCGTGGCATCACCGGCCGAGACTTGCGATTTATGGTAACAATTACTGAATGCCAAGGTTTGCAAGGTTGGTTTGTTCGGCGCTTAGGAGGGTTTCCTGTAGATCCCCAACGCCCATCAATATCCACTCTCCGCCATACAGTTGAATTACTTCAGCGTGGAGAAATGTTAGTCATTTATCCTGAAGGTGGCATTTTTCGCGATCGCGAAGTTCACACTCTCAAGCCAGGAATTGCTCGTTTAGCTTTGACTGCTGAATCTAGCTATCCAGGACTGGGAGTGAAAATTCTGCCTATTGGTATTAATTACAGCGATCCTTATCCGCATTGGGGTAGTGATGTTAGCATTCACATCGGCTCTGCTATCAAGGTTGCAGATTATGCTCATGGTAATGTGAAACAAGATGCCAAATGCTTGACAGCTGATTTAGCAAAAGCACTTCAACATTTAAGCTGTTATGATGAATCGACAATTACGACTCACACATTTGCAGAAATGCCAAATTCGTAA
- a CDS encoding S8 family serine peptidase, producing MNDRLNSSDFPATGIPANSQGLILQRGGEELILEKVSDRFTVRPADDLSPQQLSQVSWGSWRRSIPNAQLALFTVAPTQLESAMTEARDSDNVAFASHVYQIKDSPATRVYLTDQITIQFASWVDAAKINSIATTFGLVLSKPVPSLPNTFVFLVSEQAQANPIKIANQLISFPEVVVAEPNIVVHQQPYYQPRDPLYPQQWYLNHNGGNQLANGSHIAAEQAWNITRGVRSVVVAVVDDSFDLNHPDFQGSGKIVAPRDLKENDFLPLPNEKEASHGTACAGIAVAEENGTGIAGVAPGCALMPIRSTGFLDDESVEEIFNWAVEKGASIISCSWGASAIYFPLSLRQRAAITRAATKGRNGKGCIILFAAGNANRPVSGSMNEQGWQKILVKGETKWLSGFAVHPDVVTVAASTSLNKKAAYSNWGANISVCAPSNNAPPGMWFQQEGYVYTQPAIATALSGRGMFTTDQVGAAGYEPGDFTSNFGGTSSATPVVAGVAALVLSVNPDLTAKQVKRILEETADKIVDLEPDLQLGRRYGTYDENGHSQWFGYGKVNALRAVQAAQKLRPSTLSTNGQIGGGNNSKTSIPDNDPQGIKSAIAISESSLVKDIQVSVNITHEFLGDLEIYLIAPNNHLVLLQSRILGRRSELQATYTVRSHPVLAQLLSLPAKGRWQLWVIDYAPQDIGKINSWELTLGI from the coding sequence ATGAACGATCGCCTAAATTCCTCTGATTTTCCTGCCACGGGTATACCAGCAAACAGCCAAGGACTAATTTTACAACGCGGTGGTGAAGAGTTGATCTTGGAAAAAGTGAGCGATCGCTTCACCGTCCGTCCCGCTGATGACCTTTCACCCCAACAATTATCCCAAGTTAGTTGGGGCAGTTGGCGTCGCAGTATTCCCAACGCGCAACTAGCATTATTTACTGTTGCGCCTACGCAGCTGGAGTCAGCCATGACTGAGGCGCGGGACTCTGACAATGTGGCATTTGCCAGTCACGTTTACCAAATCAAAGATAGTCCTGCCACCAGAGTTTATCTTACCGACCAGATTACAATTCAATTTGCATCCTGGGTAGACGCTGCCAAAATTAATTCAATCGCCACTACCTTTGGCTTAGTGCTATCTAAACCAGTTCCCAGCCTCCCCAACACTTTTGTTTTCCTAGTCAGTGAACAAGCACAAGCAAACCCAATTAAGATCGCTAACCAGTTGATTTCATTCCCAGAGGTTGTAGTTGCCGAACCAAACATCGTTGTGCATCAACAACCCTATTACCAACCCCGTGACCCCCTTTATCCCCAGCAATGGTATCTCAACCACAACGGCGGTAATCAATTAGCTAATGGTTCTCATATTGCGGCCGAACAGGCTTGGAATATCACTCGCGGCGTTCGTTCTGTTGTGGTAGCGGTAGTAGATGATTCTTTTGATTTGAATCATCCAGATTTTCAAGGTAGCGGCAAAATTGTTGCCCCCAGAGATTTAAAAGAAAATGATTTTTTGCCCTTACCTAACGAAAAAGAAGCCAGCCACGGTACAGCTTGTGCGGGAATAGCCGTAGCAGAAGAAAATGGTACGGGAATTGCTGGGGTTGCTCCTGGTTGTGCTTTAATGCCGATTCGTAGCACAGGATTTTTAGATGATGAATCAGTAGAAGAGATTTTCAACTGGGCAGTCGAAAAGGGAGCAAGTATAATTTCATGCAGTTGGGGAGCATCGGCAATTTACTTCCCTCTTTCCTTGCGCCAACGTGCCGCCATCACTCGCGCTGCAACTAAAGGACGTAATGGCAAAGGTTGCATTATCCTGTTTGCCGCAGGCAATGCTAACCGTCCGGTTAGCGGTAGCATGAACGAGCAGGGATGGCAGAAAATTTTAGTCAAAGGTGAGACTAAATGGCTAAGTGGTTTTGCGGTTCACCCAGATGTAGTCACAGTTGCTGCTTCCACCAGTTTGAATAAAAAAGCTGCCTACAGCAATTGGGGAGCGAACATTTCTGTTTGTGCGCCTAGTAACAATGCCCCACCGGGAATGTGGTTCCAACAGGAGGGTTATGTATACACCCAACCAGCGATCGCCACAGCCCTATCTGGACGAGGCATGTTTACCACCGACCAAGTAGGGGCTGCTGGCTACGAACCAGGCGATTTTACCAGTAACTTTGGTGGGACTTCTAGTGCTACTCCTGTAGTTGCAGGCGTAGCAGCACTAGTTTTGTCGGTGAATCCCGATTTAACAGCAAAACAAGTCAAACGCATCTTAGAAGAAACTGCTGATAAGATTGTTGACCTTGAACCCGACCTCCAATTGGGTAGGCGTTATGGTACTTATGATGAGAATGGCCATTCTCAGTGGTTTGGTTACGGGAAAGTGAATGCCCTGCGGGCAGTACAAGCAGCCCAAAAGCTGCGTCCTAGCACACTTTCTACAAATGGGCAAATAGGAGGAGGGAACAATAGCAAAACATCAATACCAGATAATGACCCACAAGGCATAAAAAGCGCGATCGCCATATCTGAATCTAGCCTAGTCAAAGATATTCAGGTGAGTGTCAACATTACCCATGAATTTTTAGGTGATTTAGAAATTTATTTAATTGCCCCTAACAATCACCTAGTTTTATTGCAGAGTCGCATCTTAGGTCGTCGCAGCGAATTACAAGCAACTTACACAGTGCGATCGCATCCAGTACTGGCGCAGTTATTATCTTTACCAGCCAAAGGACGTTGGCAGTTATGGGTTATTGACTACGCACCACAAGATATAGGGAAAATAAATAGCTGGGAATTAACTTTAGGAATTTAG
- a CDS encoding BolA family protein codes for MISPQQIEEMIKAELPDAQVQVQDLTGGGDHYQVTVVSSQFAGKGLVQQHQLIYGALQQAMSSEAIHALALKTHTPEAFANNSQ; via the coding sequence ATGATTAGTCCGCAACAGATTGAAGAGATGATCAAGGCGGAACTGCCAGACGCGCAAGTTCAGGTGCAAGACTTGACTGGTGGCGGCGACCACTATCAAGTGACAGTAGTTTCATCGCAGTTCGCAGGCAAAGGACTGGTGCAACAACACCAGTTAATCTACGGTGCTTTGCAGCAAGCGATGTCCAGCGAAGCTATCCATGCCTTGGCACTAAAAACCCATACACCCGAAGCTTTTGCTAATAATAGTCAATAG
- the grxD gene encoding Grx4 family monothiol glutaredoxin, with the protein MTPELKERIDNLVNTNKILVFMKGTKLMPMCGFSNNVVQILNTLGVPFETVNILDDSELRQGIKEYSNWPTIPQVYINGQFVGGSDIMIELYQKGELQQMVEVALAS; encoded by the coding sequence ATGACACCAGAACTCAAAGAGCGAATTGATAATTTAGTCAACACAAACAAGATTTTGGTTTTTATGAAGGGAACCAAATTAATGCCCATGTGTGGCTTCTCCAATAATGTAGTGCAGATTTTGAATACATTGGGAGTTCCCTTCGAGACAGTTAATATTCTGGATGACTCAGAACTCCGTCAGGGAATTAAAGAGTATTCTAACTGGCCGACAATTCCCCAAGTGTATATCAATGGGCAATTCGTTGGCGGTTCAGACATCATGATTGAACTTTACCAAAAAGGCGAATTGCAGCAAATGGTAGAAGTTGCCCTAGCTTCTTAG
- a CDS encoding DUF6761 family protein yields the protein MLQDTQTIRYYQRLTDAFVELWNRGYRTDDMRMYLDGYLAALRHGNAIEPYLIHRLEEEATRYLYDVSNFTMTQTEPEPDYYR from the coding sequence ATGCTCCAAGACACGCAAACCATCCGCTATTACCAAAGACTAACCGACGCCTTCGTCGAGTTGTGGAATCGCGGTTATCGCACTGATGATATGCGGATGTATTTGGATGGTTATCTAGCCGCGCTGCGACATGGTAACGCCATTGAGCCATATTTGATTCATCGCTTAGAGGAGGAAGCTACCCGCTACTTGTACGATGTATCGAATTTCACAATGACACAAACCGAGCCGGAGCCAGACTATTATAGATGA